A portion of the Kribbella jejuensis genome contains these proteins:
- a CDS encoding LysR family transcriptional regulator yields the protein MHVEDLRWFVVLAETEHLTEAAAALGTSQPNLTRSLQRVERAFGVPLFERERRGVRLNPYGRLVLEAARAGTAAVDTAQRRIDALLDPDSGTVRLAFLHSVATSLMPDLLKAFRAVAPQVEFELRQEPAHDIVQDLESGEAEIAIVAPRPDPARFGWHLLERQRLCLHVPPGHPLASRRRVELEAARDEPFIGLQPGFGFQRVTDRLCREAGFTPQLAFEATDLATIDSLVGAGLGVAILPAGAVRGNDSGAVSVPLAGVRARREIGMSWRSSTALSPAAERFRAFVRSRPVTAS from the coding sequence ATGCATGTCGAGGATCTGCGGTGGTTCGTAGTGCTCGCTGAGACCGAACACCTGACCGAGGCGGCGGCTGCGCTCGGTACCAGCCAGCCGAATCTGACCCGGTCGCTGCAGCGCGTCGAGCGGGCGTTCGGCGTGCCGTTGTTCGAGCGGGAGCGTCGCGGCGTACGGCTGAATCCGTACGGGCGGCTGGTGCTCGAGGCCGCGCGAGCCGGTACCGCTGCGGTGGACACCGCGCAGCGGCGGATCGACGCCCTGCTCGATCCGGACTCCGGGACCGTGCGGCTGGCGTTCCTGCATTCGGTGGCGACCAGTCTGATGCCGGACCTGCTGAAGGCGTTCCGGGCGGTCGCGCCGCAGGTGGAGTTCGAACTCCGGCAGGAGCCGGCGCACGACATCGTTCAGGACCTCGAGAGCGGGGAGGCCGAGATCGCGATCGTCGCGCCGCGGCCGGACCCGGCGCGGTTCGGCTGGCATCTGCTGGAGCGGCAGCGGCTGTGCCTGCACGTACCGCCCGGGCATCCGCTCGCGTCGCGGCGGCGGGTGGAGTTGGAGGCGGCACGGGACGAGCCGTTCATCGGGCTGCAGCCGGGGTTCGGGTTCCAGCGGGTCACGGACCGGTTGTGTCGCGAGGCCGGGTTCACTCCGCAGCTCGCCTTCGAGGCGACGGACCTCGCGACGATCGACAGCCTGGTCGGCGCCGGCCTCGGCGTCGCGATCCTGCCGGCCGGTGCGGTCCGCGGAAATGACAGCGGGGCGGTCTCGGTTCCGCTGGCCGGTGTACGGGCTCGGCGGGAGATCGGGATGTCGTGGCGGTCGAGCACGGCGTTGTCACCCGCAGCGGAGCGGTTCCGGGCGTTCGTCAGGTCCCGGCCGGTGACCGCCAGTTGA
- a CDS encoding cellulose binding domain-containing protein, which produces MKRISLAIAAITAVVIALLTAQAASAAGVTASFTKVSDWGTGFEGKVTITNGTTSSLSTWSVALDFPSGYTVTSTWDANHSSSGQTHTFTPPSWAGPLAPGATASFGFNGSPGNFPGPSACRLNGGSCSGGGGGTVPPAPTGLSGTASGTSVNLSWSAASGATSYNVYRNGTKVGSPTGTSYTDAGLAANTSYSYQVSASNSAGEGAKSSSVSVTTGTGGGNTGSPQAAPYLYMGWGDPPNPATVMNATGIKAFTMAFILSSGGCNPAWDGSRPLQGSADANAIAAIRAAGGDVVPSFGGWSGNKLGPNCSTPEALAGAYQQVINAYGLKAIDIDIENSDEFENEAVQDRILTALKIVKQNNPGLRTIVTFGTSTTGPTYYGNRLIDQSKALGANIDVFTLMPFDFGSSNIYNDTVAAEQGLNNKLKATFGWTTAQAYAHQGISGMNGLSDQQELTSTATWQNITNWAKSNGLGRLAFWSVNRDRGCAGGGVVSNCSGIAQGDWDFTRITAGF; this is translated from the coding sequence ATGAAACGCATTTCTCTGGCGATAGCAGCCATCACCGCGGTGGTCATCGCCCTGCTGACCGCACAGGCGGCCAGCGCGGCAGGAGTCACTGCCAGCTTCACCAAAGTGTCCGACTGGGGCACTGGCTTCGAAGGCAAGGTGACCATCACCAACGGCACCACCAGCTCTCTCAGCACCTGGTCGGTCGCGCTGGACTTCCCGTCCGGCTACACCGTCACCAGCACGTGGGACGCCAACCACAGCAGCAGCGGACAAACGCACACCTTCACCCCGCCCAGCTGGGCCGGGCCGCTCGCTCCCGGTGCCACGGCGAGCTTCGGCTTCAACGGCAGCCCCGGCAACTTCCCCGGCCCGTCAGCCTGCCGTCTGAACGGCGGCTCATGCTCAGGCGGAGGTGGCGGCACCGTTCCCCCTGCACCCACAGGCCTTTCGGGTACGGCGTCAGGTACGTCGGTGAACCTCAGCTGGTCCGCAGCATCCGGTGCGACCAGCTACAACGTCTACCGCAACGGTACGAAGGTCGGCTCCCCCACGGGTACGTCGTACACGGACGCGGGCCTCGCCGCGAACACGTCGTACAGCTACCAAGTCAGCGCCTCGAACAGCGCGGGTGAGGGCGCGAAGAGCAGCAGCGTCTCCGTCACGACCGGCACCGGTGGCGGCAACACCGGGTCCCCGCAGGCCGCGCCGTACCTGTACATGGGCTGGGGCGACCCGCCGAACCCCGCGACTGTGATGAACGCGACCGGCATCAAGGCATTCACCATGGCGTTCATCCTCTCCTCCGGTGGCTGCAACCCGGCCTGGGACGGCAGCCGCCCGCTGCAGGGCAGTGCCGACGCGAACGCGATCGCGGCGATCCGCGCGGCCGGCGGTGACGTCGTACCGTCGTTCGGCGGCTGGAGCGGCAACAAACTCGGCCCCAACTGCAGTACGCCGGAAGCTCTCGCCGGCGCGTACCAGCAGGTGATCAACGCGTACGGCCTGAAGGCGATCGACATCGACATCGAGAACTCCGACGAGTTCGAGAACGAGGCCGTACAGGACCGGATCCTGACCGCGCTGAAGATCGTCAAGCAGAACAACCCGGGCCTCAGGACGATCGTCACGTTCGGTACGTCGACGACCGGCCCGACGTACTACGGCAACCGGCTGATCGACCAGTCGAAGGCCCTCGGCGCGAACATCGACGTGTTCACGCTGATGCCGTTCGACTTCGGCAGCTCGAACATCTACAACGACACGGTCGCCGCGGAGCAGGGCCTGAACAACAAGCTGAAGGCCACCTTCGGCTGGACCACCGCGCAGGCCTACGCGCACCAGGGCATCTCCGGTATGAACGGCCTGTCCGACCAGCAGGAGCTGACCAGCACCGCGACCTGGCAGAACATCACCAACTGGGCGAAGAGCAACGGGCTCGGTCGGCTGGCGTTCTGGTCGGTGAACCGCGACCGCGGTTGCGCCGGCGGCGGTGTCGTGTCGAACTGCAGCGGTATCGCTCAAGGTGACTGGGACTTCACGCGGATCACCGCAGGGTTCTGA
- a CDS encoding TadA family conjugal transfer-associated ATPase, with protein sequence MSTAVVPADLLDRVRGTLALTGAEPTPVHVAAALRADGTICGDAMVLAVVTALRREALGAGPLDSLLGEPGVTDILVNGPDEVYIDRGQGLEFIAIRTGDEQAIRRLAVRLAAAAGRRLDDSTPYVDVRLSDGTRFHAVLAPIAAPGTCLSLRVPSRKVFTLDDLITAGALPPAGAEILRNLLDSRVAFLISGGTGTGKTTLLNTLLSLTNPAERLVLVEDANELRPDHPHVVRLEARPPNIEGAGEISLRDLVRQALRMRPDRLVIGEVRGPEVVDLLTALNTGHEGGCGTIHANSAADVPARLEALGALAGLSPSAIHSQAASALHAVIHLTRAPTGQRRVAEIHTLTKPPGAPLTTHPAVTFHPNNTHTLHPAAHLFTQTP encoded by the coding sequence ATGAGTACTGCCGTCGTGCCCGCCGACCTCCTCGACCGCGTCCGCGGCACCCTCGCCCTGACCGGCGCGGAGCCGACCCCCGTCCACGTCGCCGCAGCCTTACGCGCCGACGGCACCATCTGCGGCGACGCGATGGTCCTCGCGGTGGTCACCGCCCTCCGCCGCGAAGCCCTCGGCGCCGGCCCCCTCGACAGCCTGCTCGGCGAACCCGGCGTCACCGACATCCTGGTCAACGGCCCCGACGAGGTGTACATCGACCGCGGCCAAGGCCTCGAGTTCATCGCGATCCGCACCGGCGACGAACAAGCCATCCGCCGCCTCGCGGTCCGCCTCGCCGCCGCGGCCGGCCGCCGCCTCGACGACTCCACGCCGTACGTCGACGTCCGCCTCTCCGACGGCACCCGCTTCCACGCCGTCCTCGCCCCGATCGCAGCTCCCGGCACCTGCCTGTCCCTGCGAGTACCGTCCCGCAAGGTCTTCACCCTCGACGACCTGATCACCGCGGGCGCCCTGCCACCAGCCGGCGCCGAGATCCTGCGCAACCTCCTCGACTCCCGCGTGGCCTTTCTGATCAGCGGCGGCACCGGCACCGGCAAGACCACCTTGCTCAACACCCTGCTGTCCTTGACGAATCCCGCCGAACGCCTGGTCCTCGTCGAAGACGCCAACGAACTCCGCCCCGACCATCCCCACGTCGTGCGCCTGGAAGCCCGCCCACCCAACATCGAAGGCGCCGGCGAGATCTCGCTGCGCGACCTGGTCCGCCAGGCCCTCCGCATGCGCCCCGACCGCCTGGTCATCGGCGAAGTCCGAGGACCGGAAGTAGTCGACCTCCTGACCGCCCTGAACACCGGTCACGAAGGCGGCTGCGGCACCATCCACGCCAACTCCGCCGCCGACGTCCCCGCCCGCCTAGAAGCCCTAGGCGCCCTGGCAGGCCTCTCCCCATCGGCCATCCACAGCCAGGCCGCGTCAGCCCTCCACGCCGTCATCCACCTGACCCGCGCCCCCACAGGCCAACGCCGAGTAGCCGAAATCCACACCCTCACCAAACCCCCAGGCGCCCCCCTGACCACCCACCCCGCAGTCACCTTCCACCCCAACAACACCCACACCCTCCACCCCGCCGCCCACCTCTTCACCCAAACCCCATGA
- the ssd gene encoding septum site-determining protein Ssd yields the protein MDTNAATPSVLMATTNETLLDDFLRLAAAAAVTPHVQTNLAGLRRQWHLGSLVVIGHDLAEPLSRAQPVHRPGVVVVGSAADGDDLYRVAFDLGADLVCRLPADEPMLAGKLADALDGAARTAVTLAFVGGCGGAGATTFAAAVAVLGNRRGYRTMLIDGDPLGGGIELALGIERDPGDRWPKLLNASGRVSAAALRSALPSVDGLAVLSWDQSDVTVLPPDTMSSVIGAAQRSTDLVVLDLPRRADPAVEEGFIRATATLLVVPCDVRSVAAAKRLSGPLRSVAGDVRVVARDSRPGLAPADVAAHLSLPLATRLGIDPKVPAAMDDGRFAPHRRSPLSRAAADILNLFAPSEST from the coding sequence ATGGACACGAACGCAGCAACCCCATCGGTGCTCATGGCAACTACGAACGAGACCTTGCTCGACGACTTCCTCCGGCTCGCCGCGGCGGCCGCCGTCACGCCGCACGTCCAAACCAACTTGGCCGGCCTACGCCGGCAATGGCATCTCGGGTCGCTGGTCGTGATCGGCCACGACCTGGCCGAACCGCTATCGCGCGCACAGCCCGTCCATCGACCGGGTGTCGTCGTGGTCGGCTCAGCCGCCGATGGCGACGACCTCTACCGAGTCGCCTTCGACCTCGGTGCCGACCTGGTCTGCCGCTTGCCCGCCGACGAGCCGATGCTCGCCGGCAAGCTGGCCGACGCGCTCGACGGCGCCGCCCGCACTGCCGTCACGTTGGCCTTCGTCGGCGGCTGCGGGGGAGCGGGTGCGACCACCTTCGCGGCCGCGGTGGCGGTGCTCGGCAATCGCCGCGGCTACCGGACGATGCTGATCGACGGCGATCCGCTCGGCGGCGGCATCGAGCTCGCCCTCGGTATCGAACGCGATCCGGGCGACCGTTGGCCCAAGCTCCTGAACGCATCCGGACGCGTCAGCGCCGCGGCACTACGGTCCGCCTTACCCTCCGTCGACGGCCTGGCAGTCCTGTCCTGGGATCAGTCCGATGTCACGGTCCTCCCGCCGGACACGATGAGTTCGGTGATCGGCGCGGCACAACGCAGTACCGACCTGGTCGTGCTCGACCTGCCCAGACGCGCGGATCCGGCAGTCGAGGAGGGATTCATCCGCGCGACGGCAACGCTTCTCGTCGTCCCGTGCGACGTCCGCTCGGTCGCCGCCGCCAAACGCCTCTCCGGTCCACTCCGCTCCGTGGCCGGCGACGTCCGCGTCGTCGCTCGCGACTCCCGCCCCGGCCTGGCGCCCGCAGATGTCGCCGCCCACTTGTCCTTGCCCTTGGCAACAAGACTCGGCATCGATCCCAAGGTGCCGGCGGCCATGGACGACGGCCGCTTCGCCCCGCACCGCCGAAGCCCACTGAGCCGCGCCGCCGCAGACATCCTCAACCTCTTCGCCCCCTCAGAGTCCACATAA
- a CDS encoding type II secretion system F family protein codes for MTPALPAALLTLLTTTLALPRPASLHRLTPTQRPTTQSTHAQRPDLHRPATQRTDAHRLAAQRLDSQLAGSVPLGAQGLDTHLAGAQHPDSQRASAPDTQLTVVEGFDPHHPNAQRHKGSRPALPSRHLRPRLTRAWLLLPPTALATAILGTQVLVSFLAITAVLALVAAQRAHHHREKTTTARRTTIIEALDVLAADLSAGRPPISALEGAASISPDFEVVHAAAKLGADVPAALIRASTTPGAAGLRALAAAWRVTEQSGATFATLTERLADALRADEAIHRQTEASLAGARSTARILAILPLAGIALGYALGAHPLTFLTTTPPGWLCLTTGLALTATGLHWTTKIATPNP; via the coding sequence ATGACCCCCGCCCTACCAGCCGCCCTCCTAACCCTCCTAACCACAACCCTCGCCCTCCCCCGTCCCGCCAGCCTCCACCGCCTAACCCCCACCCAACGCCCCACCACCCAGAGCACCCACGCTCAACGCCCCGACCTCCACCGCCCCGCGACCCAACGCACCGACGCTCATCGCCTTGCCGCCCAACGCCTCGACTCCCAACTTGCGGGCTCCGTACCTCTTGGCGCCCAAGGCCTCGACACTCATCTTGCCGGCGCCCAACATCCCGACTCCCAACGTGCTAGCGCCCCGGACACTCAACTCACCGTCGTCGAAGGCTTCGACCCCCATCACCCCAACGCACAACGCCACAAGGGTTCCCGGCCCGCACTACCCAGCCGCCACCTCCGCCCCCGACTCACCCGAGCCTGGCTCCTCCTCCCTCCAACCGCCCTGGCCACAGCGATCCTCGGCACCCAAGTCCTCGTCTCATTCCTCGCCATCACCGCCGTACTCGCCCTGGTCGCCGCCCAACGAGCCCACCACCACCGGGAGAAGACCACCACAGCCCGCCGCACAACAATCATCGAAGCCCTCGACGTACTAGCTGCCGACCTCTCCGCCGGCCGCCCACCGATCTCCGCCCTGGAAGGCGCCGCCTCCATCAGCCCCGACTTCGAAGTAGTCCACGCAGCAGCCAAGCTCGGCGCGGACGTCCCCGCCGCCCTGATCCGAGCCTCCACCACCCCAGGCGCCGCCGGCCTCCGCGCCCTAGCCGCCGCCTGGCGAGTAACCGAACAATCCGGCGCCACCTTCGCCACCCTCACCGAACGCCTCGCCGACGCTCTCCGAGCCGACGAAGCCATCCACCGCCAAACCGAAGCCAGCCTCGCCGGCGCCCGCTCCACCGCCCGAATCCTCGCCATCCTCCCCCTCGCCGGCATAGCCCTCGGCTACGCCCTAGGAGCCCACCCCCTCACCTTCCTGACCACCACCCCACCCGGCTGGCTATGCCTAACCACAGGCCTAGCCCTAACCGCCACCGGCCTCCACTGGACCACCAAAATCGCCACCCCCAACCCCTGA
- a CDS encoding glycosyl hydrolase family 18 protein: MSRLRTLPATAAVAATALITAAGVCLATPDVTAANAATTGNTATMAPQATSGGVKTAYFTQWGIYANGFYPKNLVTTGAAAKLDFLNYAFANIDPANHTCFMANKAASQDESNPNAGDGAGDAFADYGKSYGADISVDGVGDVWNQPIQGNFNQLKKLKAKYPNLKILISIGGWTYSKYFSDAAATDASRKAFVSSCVNMFLKGNLPVIDGFGGAGSAAGIFDGVDIDWEYPGSPNGHVGNHYSAADKQNFTLLLAEFRAQLDAYGSQTGKKYYLTAATPAGQDKIATIETNKIGQYLDYNNVMTYDMHGGWEAAGPTNFQDPLYTAPNDPSSPIPPGQGKYSIDAAVKAWTSGDLAYGIPGGFPANKLSIGYPFYYRGWKGVPATDNGKYQSATGPADGHALSGNVPGVSFYKELTGFVDNPSATYFDTATQSSWFYSNGTFWSGDNAQSIKAKADYQHCKGLAGAMMYSLEALDTGATLFNNVVDAVNAGTAGCSGPTPTPTPTPTPTPTPTPTPTPTPTPTPTTTPPTATPWAPNTTYATGALVTYAGVTYKCIQGHTSLVGWEPPNVPALWGRV; encoded by the coding sequence ATGAGTCGATTGCGCACGCTCCCAGCCACCGCCGCCGTCGCGGCGACCGCCCTGATCACCGCCGCCGGTGTCTGTCTCGCGACCCCGGACGTCACCGCGGCCAACGCAGCCACGACAGGCAATACAGCCACCATGGCGCCACAAGCCACCAGCGGTGGCGTCAAGACGGCGTACTTCACCCAGTGGGGGATCTACGCCAACGGCTTCTACCCGAAGAACCTGGTCACCACCGGCGCCGCGGCGAAGCTGGACTTCCTGAACTACGCCTTCGCGAACATCGACCCGGCCAACCACACCTGCTTCATGGCCAACAAGGCCGCGTCCCAGGACGAGAGCAACCCGAACGCGGGTGACGGTGCCGGCGACGCGTTCGCCGACTACGGCAAGTCGTACGGCGCGGACATCAGCGTCGACGGTGTCGGAGACGTGTGGAACCAGCCCATCCAAGGGAACTTCAACCAGCTCAAGAAGCTCAAGGCGAAATACCCCAACCTCAAGATTCTGATCTCGATCGGCGGCTGGACCTACTCGAAGTACTTCTCCGACGCAGCGGCCACCGACGCGTCGCGGAAGGCCTTCGTGAGCTCTTGCGTCAACATGTTCCTGAAGGGCAACCTGCCGGTCATCGACGGCTTCGGCGGTGCCGGCTCCGCGGCCGGCATCTTCGACGGTGTCGACATCGATTGGGAGTACCCGGGTTCACCGAACGGCCACGTCGGCAACCACTACAGCGCTGCCGACAAGCAGAACTTCACGCTGCTGCTGGCCGAGTTCCGTGCGCAGCTCGACGCGTACGGCAGCCAGACGGGGAAGAAGTACTACCTGACCGCGGCGACCCCGGCCGGTCAGGACAAGATCGCCACGATCGAGACCAACAAGATCGGGCAGTACCTCGACTACAACAACGTGATGACGTACGACATGCACGGCGGCTGGGAGGCTGCCGGGCCGACGAACTTCCAGGACCCGCTCTACACGGCACCGAACGACCCGAGCAGCCCGATTCCGCCCGGGCAGGGCAAGTACTCGATCGATGCCGCGGTGAAGGCGTGGACCAGCGGCGACCTGGCGTACGGCATCCCCGGTGGGTTCCCGGCGAACAAGCTGAGCATCGGATATCCCTTCTACTACAGGGGATGGAAGGGTGTTCCCGCGACCGACAACGGCAAGTATCAGAGCGCTACCGGGCCCGCCGACGGTCATGCGTTAAGCGGCAACGTGCCGGGTGTCTCGTTCTACAAGGAGCTCACGGGCTTCGTCGACAACCCGTCCGCGACGTACTTCGACACTGCGACGCAGTCGAGCTGGTTCTACAGCAACGGCACGTTCTGGTCGGGTGACAACGCCCAGTCGATCAAGGCGAAGGCCGACTACCAGCACTGCAAGGGGCTGGCCGGCGCGATGATGTACTCGCTCGAGGCTTTGGACACCGGCGCCACGCTCTTCAACAACGTGGTCGACGCGGTCAACGCCGGCACCGCAGGCTGCTCCGGCCCGACACCAACACCGACACCGACTCCCACGCCGACCCCAACACCCACGCCCACCCCGACTCCCACGCCGACGCCGACGCCAACAACCACGCCGCCGACGGCCACCCCGTGGGCGCCGAACACGACGTACGCGACCGGCGCGCTCGTGACGTACGCCGGCGTGACCTACAAGTGCATCCAGGGGCACACCTCCCTGGTCGGCTGGGAGCCGCCGAACGTCCCCGCCCTCTGGGGACGGGTCTGA
- a CDS encoding MFS transporter, with translation MHQSVARRTGYLPGDPEYRKLSVALFAAGLATFALLYSTQPLLPQLVSAFHVSPSQSAFSVSFATFGLGLALLVAGPASEVLGRTNLMRWSVAATSFFALLSAFAPTWPTLLALRGLQGIAMAGLPAVAMAYLREEVHQDSHARASGLYIAGTAVGGMAGRLIAGGLSDVGGWRFATAGIAVTGILCAAVVWLLLPASRNFHRSPARLFSSKVLRDPALLALYGIAATAVGAFVAVYNGAVFRLSGSPYQLSAGAAGLVFCVYLLGSAGSATAGTLADRYGRRKVVPIGCLITLAGVAITLAAPLPLIVLGLAVMTAGFFAVHGVASGWVPARAHASGVGTGQASSMYLFSFYLGSSVFGGLAGTAWSRAQWTGVATEAAVLFAVTLILALLLKNVPSKVQN, from the coding sequence ATGCACCAGTCCGTCGCACGCCGGACCGGGTACCTGCCCGGCGACCCGGAGTACCGCAAACTGTCCGTCGCGCTCTTCGCGGCCGGGCTCGCGACGTTCGCCCTGCTCTACAGCACCCAGCCGCTGCTGCCGCAGCTCGTGAGCGCCTTCCACGTCTCCCCTAGTCAGAGCGCGTTCAGCGTGTCGTTCGCCACGTTCGGCCTCGGCCTGGCGCTGCTGGTCGCCGGTCCGGCATCGGAGGTTCTCGGACGTACCAACCTGATGCGCTGGTCCGTTGCGGCGACGTCCTTCTTCGCCCTGCTCAGCGCCTTCGCTCCGACGTGGCCCACGCTGCTGGCATTGAGAGGCTTGCAGGGCATTGCGATGGCCGGGCTGCCTGCAGTCGCCATGGCTTACCTGCGCGAAGAGGTGCACCAGGACAGCCACGCACGAGCGAGCGGCCTCTACATCGCCGGTACGGCAGTCGGCGGTATGGCGGGCCGTCTCATCGCCGGCGGCTTGTCCGACGTCGGCGGCTGGCGCTTCGCGACCGCGGGGATCGCTGTCACGGGTATACTGTGCGCGGCAGTCGTCTGGCTCCTACTGCCCGCCTCGCGCAACTTCCACCGCAGCCCAGCGCGTCTGTTCTCCAGCAAGGTACTGCGGGACCCGGCCCTGCTCGCGCTGTACGGGATCGCTGCGACAGCGGTCGGCGCGTTCGTGGCTGTCTACAACGGCGCGGTCTTCCGGCTGTCGGGTTCGCCGTACCAACTGAGCGCCGGCGCGGCCGGGCTGGTGTTCTGCGTCTACCTGCTCGGCTCAGCCGGGTCCGCTACCGCGGGGACGCTGGCGGACCGGTACGGACGGCGCAAAGTGGTCCCGATCGGCTGTCTGATCACCCTGGCCGGTGTGGCGATCACCCTGGCGGCCCCGCTCCCGCTGATCGTCCTAGGACTGGCCGTGATGACAGCCGGGTTCTTCGCAGTGCACGGCGTGGCCAGTGGATGGGTACCGGCGCGGGCGCATGCGAGTGGCGTGGGGACAGGCCAGGCGTCGAGCATGTACTTGTTCTCGTTCTACCTTGGCTCCTCCGTGTTCGGAGGACTTGCCGGTACGGCGTGGAGCCGGGCGCAGTGGACCGGAGTCGCCACCGAAGCCGCCGTACTGTTCGCGGTCACGCTGATCCTCGCCCTGCTGCTCAAGAACGTTCCCAGCAAGGTGCAAAACTAG
- a CDS encoding type II secretion system F family protein — translation MPHVLAAATAVALGTYLLMPSRPDLRRLTPPRQSKRPKPPRSHRLAATAIGLAALVLFGLPWGLLPAAIAYYATPRALARLEPAATKQCNARIARDLPLAIDLLTACLRAGRPPQQALQLVSEALPGPLADLFTKIAHHLTLGADPVKAWALLVTKPSCTPMARAISRSLRSGAPLTKTLDHLADETRRTHHHTADQQARAAESRAALPLGLCFLPAFVLLSIVPTITDALIPYLPHP, via the coding sequence ATGCCCCACGTTCTCGCCGCAGCCACTGCCGTTGCCCTAGGCACCTACCTGTTGATGCCGTCCCGCCCCGACCTCCGCCGGCTGACTCCACCACGTCAGAGCAAGCGACCGAAACCACCACGTTCCCACCGCCTGGCCGCAACCGCGATCGGCTTAGCCGCCCTGGTGCTCTTCGGCCTCCCGTGGGGCCTACTGCCAGCCGCAATCGCGTACTACGCCACCCCCCGAGCCCTCGCCCGCCTGGAACCAGCCGCCACCAAACAATGCAACGCCCGAATCGCCCGCGACCTCCCGCTAGCCATAGACCTCCTGACCGCCTGCCTACGAGCCGGCCGCCCACCCCAACAAGCCCTCCAACTCGTATCCGAAGCCCTACCCGGCCCCCTCGCCGACCTCTTCACCAAGATCGCCCACCACCTGACCCTGGGCGCCGACCCCGTAAAGGCCTGGGCCCTCCTAGTCACAAAACCCTCCTGCACCCCCATGGCCCGAGCCATCTCCCGCTCACTCCGCTCCGGAGCCCCACTCACCAAAACCCTCGATCACCTAGCCGACGAAACCCGCCGCACCCACCACCACACCGCCGACCAACAAGCCCGAGCCGCCGAATCCCGAGCCGCCCTCCCACTAGGCCTCTGCTTCCTCCCCGCCTTCGTACTCCTCTCCATCGTCCCCACCATCACCGACGCCCTGATCCCGTACCTCCCACACCCCTAA
- a CDS encoding GDSL-type esterase/lipase family protein, with translation MRKRLEGFRPSRRLLFAAGTAAAASTVAASTAEATPGAARISAGAYGSGVLSAWEGFARAISNEAQIRRTRETDGVFMFGDSIAVQDGPALAQQLAQLGISIAVHNWAGRPATPAVDALDTWAQQYGLPHRILMSVGSNDIFAPPAVAAQIDRTMQIVGDERTVYWVNVQAARTGLGPDIKVADQRNSAWINLQLADAARRYDNLRIVHWAEHLASSPNRLARLLRDGLHPSKPLGQNARNGLIISALKAG, from the coding sequence GTGAGGAAGCGTCTGGAGGGGTTCCGGCCGAGTCGCCGGCTGCTGTTCGCGGCGGGGACCGCGGCGGCTGCGTCGACGGTTGCGGCCAGTACCGCGGAGGCGACACCGGGCGCTGCCCGGATCTCGGCCGGTGCGTACGGTTCCGGCGTCCTCAGCGCCTGGGAGGGTTTCGCCCGGGCGATCTCGAACGAGGCGCAGATCCGCCGGACCCGGGAGACCGACGGGGTCTTCATGTTCGGCGACAGCATCGCCGTCCAGGACGGTCCGGCGCTGGCTCAGCAGCTGGCTCAGCTGGGGATCAGCATCGCCGTCCACAACTGGGCCGGCCGTCCGGCGACGCCCGCGGTGGACGCGCTGGACACCTGGGCCCAGCAGTACGGTCTGCCGCACCGGATCCTGATGTCGGTCGGCTCCAACGACATCTTCGCTCCGCCCGCGGTCGCGGCGCAGATCGACCGGACGATGCAGATCGTCGGCGACGAGCGGACTGTGTACTGGGTGAACGTCCAGGCCGCCCGGACCGGGCTCGGGCCGGACATCAAGGTCGCGGACCAGCGCAACAGTGCCTGGATCAACCTGCAGCTCGCCGACGCGGCCCGCCGCTACGACAACCTGCGGATCGTGCACTGGGCCGAGCACCTGGCCTCCAGCCCGAACCGGCTGGCCCGGCTGCTCCGCGACGGTCTGCACCCGTCGAAGCCGCTCGGGCAGAACGCCCGCAACGGACTGATCATCTCCGCGCTCAAAGCCGGCTGA
- a CDS encoding DUF4244 domain-containing protein — protein MRKPSPTTHPKRRTQRGAVTAEYAIMIVAACALGGVLVAILRSPAMQTALKTIINYALKTAGVEGVHL, from the coding sequence ATGCGCAAGCCAAGCCCCACCACCCACCCCAAGCGCCGCACACAACGAGGCGCCGTAACAGCCGAGTACGCCATCATGATCGTCGCCGCATGCGCCCTGGGCGGCGTCCTAGTAGCCATCCTCAGATCCCCCGCCATGCAAACCGCCCTAAAAACCATCATCAACTACGCCCTAAAAACCGCCGGCGTAGAAGGCGTCCACTTGTAA